The genomic DNA gcaaaccatttggctCAGCGTTAAAAGAACTGCTGCATGATCTCTCTCCCcagaatgaagaaaaacaatatggccgccaaataCACCCGTTTAGCTTTGAACGttctcctttattaacaaacgtTGAACATATATTTCGGCAAAGAaacagttaagttgaaaaaggattttacaaaagtctCAAAAGTAGGTCTCCCTCTCGATTTTAATTTGCAATATCGGTCGATTTACGCCGGGGGGCGGGGGTACTCCCCTACAAGAGGCTaatagggatgtgccgctgaatggggtcgcattttcacgactggagttACCATAttagggtcgcattttcaatagatctactagaatggggtcgcaaattttcggatttttggagTAAGTAGGGATTCAAAGTGGGAAGATTCTCGGTTAAAAAATCGGAAAGTagttgtttattaaatttaacaataagctcGCATTACATTCCGCTGCTTGAAACCACatttataaggtagatgcataaatagaaagtgactaagttgggatcgcaaaaattacattttccaaaaagtgacgaagatggggtctataattggccaaaaaatagactataatgggtaggggctctgagaggccagcggcacatacccagcggCACATTAATCcatttacccccccccccccggggatttacgcaacttttaaacttctggctcagttttcgttttcttctattttgaaaatggaataataattacttaggGGTAATACAGTGTCAAGATTtgtagagaaaaacaacaaaaatttgcaGATTTATGGGgaaaaatgtactttaaaaacgaactaaaatattcaaaacgctttgatcacgtgactgatgacgtcatgtccctCTTTTGGTAATGAACAAATTCtcaggtagaacattactttcctgcCAATTTTCCCTGCCGTGTGATAAAACGTCAACTCTCTACAGCCCTCGgccttaaattttaaattccggacgtaaactggttatttttaaatgctccaAACAACCAAAACAGGCTCCTGCCAAAACCTCAAATACGCTATTTTACATTAACCCAATgatgaaatcttgtcacagcaacaaaaaaccCTAATTCAGAAatagtcacgtgactgatgacgtcatcacCCTAGATGTGACATGAGGGCAAGTAATTCATGGCAGTCTCCATATAGACTCCCTAATATATTAGTGCGATattgtatacccctatatatcttatgtgtacccatgtttaccctagtaatactgtataccctgtatacccctatataacctgtttacccatgtttaccctagtaatactgtataccctgtatacccctatatatcctgtttacccttgattaccctagtaatactgtataccctgtatacccctatatatcctgtttacccttgattaccctagtaatactgtataccctgtatacccctatatatcctgtttacccatgtttaccctagtaatactgtataccctgtatacccctatatatcctgtttacccttgattaccctagtaatactgtataccctgtatacccctatatatcctgtttacccttgattaccctagtaatactgcataccctgtatacccctatataacctgtttacccatgtttaccctagtaatactgtataccctgtatacccctatatatcctgtttacccttgattaccctagtaattaCAGGTTAACGCACTCGGCGagtgaattatcgggatttacctgcacgagttcactaacaatgaacgaGAAATTTCAATACCGCACGAGGCCGCCGAGTGCGGTATTGAAAATTTCgagttcattgttagtgaacgagtgcaggtaaatcccgataattcacgAGCAACGAGtgcgttaacatttttattattcaaattgaatacactgcacaaagaaacactacactgaaacaactatatactaggtaaaccagacaaaatgctggttttgaatttaatacgtttcaaagttaataacaaattaatcatactttttacaaaatatatccgaaactacatgaacatggttgttaaatgaacaccgaatgactttatttaaaaaaggtttaaaatgactttctgaaaaaatttaacaagcagtAAACGTCTTTCTCAACGTCTCTATTGCAATGAGTTTGACACGAACGTAAGCTCAGTTATCAACTTACttctttgtaatgtttatgTTGATTTGACAGTCTTTGAATTCTGCACGTGAAAGGACGTTAAGCGTTGGAGAATGGTTTAAATTAGCCACTACATTCTGTACATTGTGGCTTTGACTGTTTTGTGTTAGATTTTCGATGTTATTCACAGCACCGACTACCGCGCCGGACGTAGACTCCTTCGAATCATGACCAACTCTAGCAAGAATATTGGAGGATTCTTTGTACTTTTCCAGGCTTTGTCTGTCACAATACGACTTAACGCTGCTCTCGCTTCTGTGGCCTGAAGTCTGCATAATTCTATGAATGGGTATTCCAGCTTCATCCAGAGCAGAGATGGTTGTAGATCTAACACAATGGTTTGTGTAGACCTTGCTCAAGCTTGCCGCGAGCGATATTTCCTTCATCATGTCACCCAGTTTATTCACTCCAATCGGTGAATTTTCAAACCATATTTCGTCGCTAGggagaaaatttctctttggtttctgaAACAGTGCAGTTTGATTAGGATTGAGGACGCtgagaaactttttgaaatattttacaggaCAATTTGACATTCCAGTGCTGAACATTTTTGGATCACTTTCGTCGGCTTTATCTCCGAGACCGCCTTGgtggtttttcgttttttcactgATAGACATCTCCACATATTCACCGCCGTTTGCATCTTTCTTAATGACAAAACTATCTGGTGTTAAGGATCGAAGATTTTCCCTTCCACGGCGACAGAAGTGAAGGCTGATGTTGAACCAGTTCACGCGAAGTAAACTTATTGGGGTTTCGtcactgaaaactttcgtctcgTAGCACTTTTGGATGTCTTCGGGAGAAATAGATGGATGATGTTGAACTTTCGCAAAGCCTTGAGCTTTAAGCTGTTTTAGTTTAGCACTCAgggatttatttgcaattttaaatagcGGATCTCGTACGATAGAAATGCCGCTAAACTCTGGCAGTGTGTTCAAGTGGCGATCAATGGCCGCTCTGATGGACAAGTGCGCTGAAGCACTGTAATGCTCTGTCGGCGATTTCCTTAATTCTTGATAGAATTTCTTTAACCTCTCAGAGAGAACTTCTGGTGAAAGACTTTCCAAAAcctcacttgggtattttttggataaccagtctaaaagacaaacaaaagaaaaaaatacttacaatgatgattttgttcaaagtcggcaaaactgttgacaacacgcaaaaataaggttcaactagcgtgaatgaaaaatttaaaattcgcaaCCTTACCTTTCAAAACAGATATTCCCCAAGCAGTTGCTTTCTTGGTGTTTTTAGGAACTGCATCATCAATGAGGGAATCGATGTCTGCTTCGGACAAATCTTCAAACTTTGAGTCGCCCGAAGCCATGGTGTAAAGACAGTGGTGTATTGAATTTACACCACGGCTATTACACCACGataatgacgtcaaggcggttGTTTCGTCATAACTCAGTGTCACGTGGcacaaatcaaccaatcagaaaatcagaattcgtacagtgtatgaaatttgaataataatactgtataccctgtatacccctatatatcctgtttacccttgattaccgtagtaatactgtataccctgtatacccctatatatcctgtttacccatgtttaccctagtaatactgtataccctgtatacccctatatatcctgtttacccttgattaccctagtaatactgtataccctgtatacccctatataacctgtttacccttgattaccctagtaatactgtataccctgtatacccctatatatcctgtttacccatgtttaccctaataatactgtataccttgtatacccctatatatcctgtttacccttgattaccctagtaatactgtataccctgtatacccctatatatcctgtttacccttgattaccctagtaatactgtat from Porites lutea chromosome 6, jaPorLute2.1, whole genome shotgun sequence includes the following:
- the LOC140941189 gene encoding uncharacterized protein KIAA1958-like produces the protein MASGDSKFEDLSEADIDSLIDDAVPKNTKKATAWGISVLKDWLSKKYPSEVLESLSPEVLSERLKKFYQELRKSPTEHYSASAHLSIRAAIDRHLNTLPEFSGISIVRDPLFKIANKSLSAKLKQLKAQGFAKVQHHPSISPEDIQKCYETKVFSDETPISLLRVNWFNISLHFCRRGRENLRSLTPDSFVIKKDANGGEYVEMSISEKTKNHQGGLGDKADESDPKMFSTGMSNCPVKYFKKFLSVLNPNQTALFQKPKRNFLPSDEIWFENSPIGVNKLGDMMKEISLAASLSKVYTNHCVRSTTISALDEAGIPIHRIMQTSGHRSESSVKSYCDRQSLEKYKESSNILARVGHDSKESTSGAVVGAVNNIENLTQNSQSHNVQNVVANLNHSPTLNVLSRAEFKDCQININITKK